A single Acidobacteriaceae bacterium DNA region contains:
- a CDS encoding glycoside hydrolase family 3 protein, with protein sequence MAFSKKAQTAEPQSIGTVTRAQERWADRTLKHLTLEEKIGQMIEVRGIFGFYNSEDPRWTQLIADIRKYHLGAVHLSVNVDGPLLLRMPPYEAAMTTNLLQEESRGKVPLIFSVDFERGPSMRLTQVEDWPEPMAFGATGNPAYEERFAKIVAEESRALGIDWNFYPIADVQINPQNPIINTRSYGEDPAAVSEFVQAYIKGSHEGGMLTTLKHFPGHGDTDVDSHLNLARVNAPLERLKTVELPPFQAGINAGTDAVMIAHVAFPALEPDPTKIATTSHKVVTGLLREQMGFKGVIVSDAMEMHGLTKLYPGDPSQEAGRAAVDTVKAGQDLLELPSDLEGTYNGLLAAVKSGEIPRAQIDASVRRILLVKAKAGLNTRGKHLVDLDDLQNHVGKPASYALAQEVADKSVTLVRDDNHLVPMAGGDGSTLVVIFVSDAHGDEGHAFERQLRSRIRNARVVYVDRRSADVEADAIAKLATNATRVIAAVFSVSQPGPVEAAATSASGLAAEGSAGILRGILSNAADKTVVVALGSPYAILNFPGIKSYVCTYSWVTTSERAAAKALTGEIAISGKLPVTLPGVAKRGDGMVVGVR encoded by the coding sequence ATGGCTTTCTCAAAGAAGGCACAGACCGCGGAGCCTCAGAGTATCGGCACGGTGACGCGTGCGCAGGAGCGGTGGGCGGATCGAACGCTGAAGCACCTGACGCTGGAAGAGAAGATCGGCCAGATGATCGAGGTGCGGGGAATCTTCGGGTTTTATAACTCGGAGGACCCGCGGTGGACGCAGTTGATTGCGGATATACGGAAGTATCACCTGGGCGCGGTGCACCTGTCGGTGAATGTGGATGGGCCGCTGCTGCTGCGCATGCCGCCGTATGAGGCTGCGATGACGACCAACCTGTTGCAGGAGGAATCGCGCGGAAAGGTTCCGCTGATTTTTTCCGTGGACTTTGAGCGGGGGCCGTCGATGCGGCTGACGCAGGTTGAGGATTGGCCGGAGCCGATGGCGTTCGGGGCGACGGGAAATCCGGCGTACGAGGAGCGGTTCGCGAAGATTGTGGCGGAGGAGTCGCGCGCGCTGGGGATCGACTGGAATTTTTATCCGATCGCGGACGTGCAGATCAATCCGCAGAACCCGATCATCAACACGCGGTCATATGGCGAGGATCCGGCGGCGGTGTCGGAGTTTGTGCAGGCGTATATCAAGGGCTCGCATGAAGGCGGGATGCTGACAACGCTGAAGCACTTTCCCGGGCATGGAGACACGGATGTCGATTCGCATCTGAACCTGGCGCGGGTGAATGCGCCGCTGGAGCGGCTGAAGACGGTGGAGCTGCCGCCGTTTCAGGCGGGGATCAATGCCGGGACGGATGCGGTGATGATTGCGCATGTGGCGTTCCCTGCGCTGGAGCCTGATCCGACGAAGATTGCGACGACCTCGCACAAGGTGGTGACGGGGCTGCTGCGCGAGCAGATGGGATTCAAGGGCGTGATTGTTTCCGACGCGATGGAGATGCATGGGCTGACGAAGCTGTACCCGGGCGATCCGAGCCAGGAAGCGGGGCGGGCGGCGGTGGATACGGTGAAGGCCGGGCAGGATTTGCTGGAGCTGCCGTCGGATTTGGAGGGAACGTACAACGGGCTGCTCGCGGCGGTGAAGTCAGGCGAGATTCCGCGCGCGCAGATTGATGCGAGTGTGCGGCGGATTCTGCTGGTGAAGGCGAAGGCCGGGTTGAACACGCGGGGCAAGCACCTGGTGGATTTGGATGATCTTCAGAATCATGTGGGCAAGCCGGCGAGTTATGCGCTGGCGCAGGAGGTTGCGGATAAGTCGGTGACGCTGGTTCGTGACGACAATCATTTGGTGCCGATGGCTGGTGGAGATGGGTCGACGCTTGTGGTGATTTTTGTGAGCGATGCGCATGGCGATGAGGGGCATGCGTTCGAGCGGCAGCTGCGGTCGCGCATTCGGAATGCGCGGGTGGTGTATGTGGACCGGCGGTCGGCGGACGTTGAGGCAGATGCGATTGCGAAGTTGGCGACGAATGCGACGCGAGTGATTGCGGCGGTGTTCAGCGTGTCGCAGCCCGGGCCGGTGGAGGCGGCGGCGACGAGTGCGAGTGGGTTGGCTGCGGAAGGGTCGGCGGGGATTTTGCGGGGGATTTTGTCGAACGCAGCGGATAAGACGGTTGTGGTGGCGCTGGGGAGTCCGTATGCGATTCTGAATTTTCCGGGGATCAAGAGCTATGTGTGCACGTATAGCTGGGTGACGACGTCGGAACGCGCGGCGGCGAAGGCGCTGACGGGAGAGATTGCGATTAGTGGGAAGTTGCCGGTGACGTTGCCGGGCGTGGCGAAGAGGGGGGATGGGATGGTGGTGGGGGTGCGGTAA
- a CDS encoding SRPBCC family protein yields the protein MWKLLGVIVVVAVIAILLLAAMKPATFHVERSTTIAATPEKIQPLVDDFHNWDQWSPWAHLDPNMHVTYSGATAGPGAVYEWQGNSKVGKGRMEILAAEPTATSIKLDFLQPFESHNHSNFVLQPEGNATRVTWSMDGPNTFTSKLMSVFVSMDKMIGKDFEAGLGNLKSAAERS from the coding sequence ATGTGGAAGCTGTTGGGCGTGATTGTTGTCGTCGCAGTCATTGCAATTTTGCTTTTGGCTGCAATGAAACCGGCGACGTTCCACGTCGAGCGATCGACGACGATTGCCGCTACGCCGGAGAAGATCCAGCCGCTGGTCGATGACTTTCACAACTGGGACCAGTGGTCACCGTGGGCGCACCTCGACCCGAACATGCATGTGACCTATAGCGGCGCGACGGCTGGTCCGGGCGCTGTGTACGAGTGGCAGGGCAACAGCAAGGTGGGCAAGGGACGCATGGAGATCCTTGCGGCCGAACCGACAGCGACCTCAATCAAGCTTGATTTCCTGCAACCGTTCGAGAGTCATAATCATTCGAACTTCGTGCTTCAGCCGGAGGGGAATGCTACGCGCGTGACGTGGAGCATGGATGGGCCAAACACATTCACCAGCAAGCTGATGAGCGTCTTCGTCTCAATGGACAAGATGATCGGCAAGGACTTCGAGGCCGGACTTGGAAACCTGAAGTCGGCTGCCGAGCGATCGTAG
- a CDS encoding MFS transporter, whose product MGHTAQTDSSDLAPSSATPPQAEERTGSFAPLRIALFRDRWIAATISGVGTWMQDTAATWLMTVLTASPLLIALMQTAASLPVLALGLFAGSTADIYDRRRLLIFWQTWMLVSVGILAVLTFTGVVSPYTLLFFTFLLNIGSAMNNPAWQAIVPELVPMDQLPAAVTLNAASNNIARAVGPALGGLMVAAFLRADTGASWVFALNSASFVAVIWILWKWHRQPIFRSALPAERILGSVRSGLRYLRYAPDLQGPLIRAFVFTFFVSAIWALLALVAKNDLRQGAMGYGILNGCLGLGAVLAAMSLGWIRRYINADVLLAITSVYYITSLLVIALVRSPWAVIPALLGAGFCWTSTMSTLNVSVQLSVPQWVHARALGLYLMTFQGGLALGSVVWGEIAQRSSVRIALICSAGGLLVSLPFTLRIHILKGSLPDLTPYKPNRPLPKLRAIPEPDEGPVRISIDYCVSPENYDEFTHAIHELKGVRLRDGAVRWGVYRDAANPTHVNETFIMESWLDYLRSRERVTAADQAIREKVWSLHNGEGPPKISHGVWAEEIPGVPPSPGTFGAKSS is encoded by the coding sequence GTGGGACATACAGCCCAGACTGATTCGAGCGACCTCGCTCCTTCGAGCGCAACGCCGCCACAGGCCGAAGAGCGAACCGGCAGCTTCGCGCCGCTGCGCATCGCGCTGTTTCGCGACCGCTGGATAGCAGCCACCATCTCCGGCGTCGGCACGTGGATGCAGGACACGGCAGCCACGTGGCTGATGACCGTGCTCACCGCGTCGCCGCTGTTGATCGCGCTGATGCAGACCGCCGCGAGCCTTCCTGTGCTTGCGCTCGGGCTGTTCGCCGGAAGCACGGCGGACATCTACGATCGCCGGCGCCTGCTGATCTTCTGGCAGACGTGGATGCTGGTCAGCGTCGGCATCCTGGCGGTACTCACGTTCACCGGCGTCGTTTCGCCATACACGCTTCTCTTCTTCACGTTCCTGCTGAACATCGGCTCGGCAATGAACAACCCTGCGTGGCAGGCGATTGTGCCGGAGCTGGTGCCGATGGATCAGCTGCCGGCCGCAGTCACGTTGAACGCAGCGAGCAACAACATCGCGCGTGCCGTCGGCCCTGCGCTGGGCGGTTTGATGGTGGCTGCATTTCTACGCGCCGACACTGGCGCCAGCTGGGTCTTCGCACTCAACTCGGCATCCTTCGTTGCGGTGATCTGGATCCTGTGGAAGTGGCACCGGCAGCCGATCTTCCGCAGCGCTCTTCCGGCGGAGCGCATCCTGGGCTCGGTGCGCTCAGGCCTGCGCTACCTGCGCTACGCGCCCGACCTGCAGGGTCCGCTCATTCGCGCGTTTGTGTTCACCTTCTTCGTCAGCGCCATCTGGGCTTTGCTCGCTCTGGTGGCGAAGAATGATTTGCGGCAGGGGGCGATGGGGTACGGCATCCTGAACGGGTGCCTGGGGCTGGGGGCGGTGTTGGCGGCGATGAGCCTGGGCTGGATACGGCGGTATATCAATGCCGACGTGCTGCTGGCGATCACGTCGGTGTACTACATCACGTCTCTGCTGGTGATCGCGCTGGTGCGGTCGCCGTGGGCCGTGATTCCGGCGCTGCTGGGAGCGGGGTTCTGCTGGACGAGCACGATGTCCACGCTGAATGTGAGTGTGCAGCTCTCGGTACCGCAGTGGGTGCACGCGCGGGCGCTGGGGCTGTACCTGATGACGTTCCAGGGCGGGCTGGCTCTGGGGTCAGTGGTGTGGGGTGAGATTGCGCAGCGGAGCTCGGTGCGGATAGCGCTGATCTGCTCGGCGGGTGGGCTCCTGGTGTCGCTGCCGTTCACGCTACGGATCCACATCCTGAAGGGGTCGCTGCCGGACCTGACACCGTACAAGCCGAACCGTCCGCTGCCCAAGCTGCGGGCGATTCCGGAGCCGGATGAGGGACCGGTGCGGATCTCCATCGACTACTGCGTTTCGCCAGAGAACTACGACGAGTTCACGCATGCAATCCATGAGCTGAAGGGGGTGAGATTGCGAGATGGCGCGGTTCGGTGGGGAGTGTATCGCGACGCGGCGAACCCGACTCATGTGAACGAGACATTCATCATGGAGAGCTGGCTCGATTATTTGCGGTCGCGCGAGAGAGTGACTGCGGCGGACCAGGCGATTCGCGAAAAGGTGTGGTCGCTGCACAACGGCGAGGGGCCGCCGAAGATCAGCCATGGAGTGTGGGCAGAGGAGATTCCGGGGGTCCCCCCCTCCCCCGGCACTTTTGGTGCAAAATCTTCATAA
- a CDS encoding GIY-YIG nuclease family protein, with protein sequence MPEYAYVYILSSNGKRLYIGVTSKLEQRIWEHKNKTHPDSFTAKYNINQLVYFEQFTTITAAIAREKELKGWLRYRKIALIVSSNPDWRDLSADWGKSIQPFREEDLKPPKTFPPKQSIS encoded by the coding sequence ATGCCCGAATACGCCTACGTCTACATCCTCTCGAGCAATGGCAAGCGCCTTTACATCGGAGTAACAAGCAAGCTGGAACAAAGAATCTGGGAACACAAAAACAAGACACACCCAGACTCATTCACCGCAAAATACAACATCAACCAGCTCGTCTACTTCGAGCAATTCACCACAATCACCGCCGCAATCGCGCGCGAAAAAGAACTAAAAGGCTGGCTCCGCTATCGAAAGATCGCCCTCATCGTGAGCAGCAACCCCGACTGGCGCGATCTGAGCGCAGACTGGGGCAAATCCATCCAGCCGTTTCGCGAAGAAGATCTAAAGCCCCCGAAAACCTTCCCGCCCAAGCAGTCCATCTCTTGA
- a CDS encoding DUF433 domain-containing protein, with amino-acid sequence MRNYPRYSIEEAAGYLKIPVSTLKSWVRGYTRTDKHGHRVRYPGVIRLADPERGLLSFLNLAEAYVLRFSRNKHVSLKRVRLAVEYIRSHYDGEHPLLHPKLATTHGSIFIRELGLLLNASKHGQLAMKQILAKHLSAIKRGPDGLPEEFAPLTNKVVSISPFFSSGEPVVAGTGIMVSILVSRTGAGDSPDAIARDYGLDRKTIEQAVKAYRRPQAA; translated from the coding sequence TTGCGCAACTACCCCCGCTACAGTATCGAAGAGGCGGCGGGTTATCTGAAAATCCCTGTAAGCACACTCAAGTCTTGGGTGCGTGGCTATACGCGCACCGACAAGCATGGGCATCGTGTACGTTATCCCGGCGTTATTCGCTTGGCCGATCCGGAGCGAGGTCTCCTGTCATTTCTCAACTTGGCCGAAGCCTATGTTCTCAGGTTCTCGCGAAACAAGCATGTATCGCTGAAACGTGTCCGGCTGGCCGTCGAATACATCAGGTCGCACTATGACGGAGAACACCCCCTGCTTCATCCGAAGCTTGCGACGACCCACGGTTCAATATTCATTCGCGAGCTGGGTTTGCTCTTGAACGCGAGCAAGCATGGGCAACTTGCAATGAAGCAGATACTTGCAAAGCATCTATCCGCCATCAAGCGCGGGCCTGACGGGCTTCCAGAGGAGTTCGCACCGCTAACCAACAAAGTTGTTTCAATCAGCCCCTTTTTCTCTTCTGGCGAGCCTGTTGTTGCGGGTACTGGAATCATGGTTTCGATCCTGGTATCGCGCACGGGCGCTGGTGACAGCCCCGATGCCATTGCACGCGATTACGGTTTAGATCGGAAAACTATTGAGCAAGCGGTCAAGGCCTACAGGAGGCCGCAAGCGGCCTAG
- a CDS encoding TonB-dependent receptor, whose amino-acid sequence MQQRFCSLLLLLAAAASAQQSAPPVSAPVPQTVTVTATVPPIPLSESDRSVETIDTREQSLLIPSAVDFLRADSSLDVQARGPVGVQADLSIRGTTFEQSLILLDGLRVNDPETGHLNLDIPVPLDAISRIEVLHGSGSTFYGSDAIGGAVNLVTTRPDHVSVIARSGAGNYGSLEQHLRADYSRSRFSEQLSGSRETSDGFMPDRNYSSNALASESWLNLFGKNTSDILLGASDRPYGANQFYGPYDSWERTKGWFAAIQQRLGENTSASFAYRRHTDLFVLLLDDPNYYRNNHVTGAWQGALRRADSFSTNTTFSYGLEANGDSIASTNLGHHARNEGAGYANLSLRSLKQFSLSIGAREQIFSGGDSVFSPSLAAAYSITSTLRARASVGHGYRLPTYVDLYYSDPTTIGNPNLKPESSWSYEGGLDWSPSKAPLTLTATGFSLHQKNGIDYSKYDLSKPWQATNVANFAYNGAEADLHLRLPASQQLQLSYTAVQATSPPPGLISEYAFNYAAQSALIGWTAQLPAQIIARTQLAVVQKTTQSPYPLWDVAFARRSGRVRPYLRVLNLTNTSYEEIPDVPLQGRTIMAGLEFDWSPRHR is encoded by the coding sequence ATGCAACAACGTTTTTGCTCTTTGTTACTTCTCCTGGCTGCTGCCGCATCCGCACAGCAGAGCGCTCCGCCTGTTTCCGCGCCTGTTCCGCAGACCGTCACCGTCACTGCGACAGTCCCGCCTATCCCTCTCTCGGAATCGGATCGTTCAGTCGAGACCATCGATACGCGAGAGCAATCACTGCTGATTCCAAGTGCAGTTGATTTCCTCCGCGCCGACTCATCGCTCGATGTGCAGGCGCGCGGTCCGGTTGGCGTGCAGGCTGATCTCTCGATCCGTGGAACTACGTTTGAGCAGTCGTTGATTCTGCTCGACGGCCTGCGCGTGAATGACCCCGAGACAGGGCATTTGAACCTTGACATCCCAGTGCCGCTGGATGCGATTTCGCGGATCGAAGTTCTGCATGGATCGGGATCGACGTTCTATGGCTCGGATGCGATTGGCGGCGCGGTCAATCTCGTTACCACGCGGCCAGATCATGTAAGTGTCATTGCGCGATCGGGCGCAGGGAACTACGGATCGCTCGAGCAGCATCTCCGTGCGGACTATAGCCGATCACGTTTTTCCGAACAGCTTAGCGGCAGCCGCGAGACCTCCGATGGCTTCATGCCGGACCGGAACTATTCGAGCAACGCTCTGGCGTCAGAGAGCTGGCTGAACCTTTTCGGAAAGAACACCAGCGACATTCTCCTGGGTGCAAGCGATCGTCCGTATGGTGCGAACCAGTTCTATGGACCGTACGATTCGTGGGAACGCACGAAAGGCTGGTTTGCTGCGATTCAACAGCGGCTTGGAGAGAATACTTCAGCGTCGTTTGCTTATCGCCGGCACACTGATCTGTTCGTGCTCCTGCTGGATGATCCGAATTACTATCGCAACAATCACGTGACGGGCGCGTGGCAAGGCGCACTCCGCCGCGCAGATTCGTTCAGCACAAACACCACGTTCTCGTATGGACTTGAAGCGAACGGCGATTCGATTGCGAGCACAAACCTGGGCCATCATGCGCGCAATGAGGGCGCGGGATATGCGAATCTCTCGCTTCGCTCGTTGAAGCAGTTCTCATTGAGCATTGGAGCGCGCGAACAGATATTTTCCGGTGGCGATTCCGTATTCTCGCCTTCGCTTGCCGCGGCTTACAGCATCACATCCACGCTGCGGGCGCGTGCGTCTGTAGGTCACGGCTATCGGCTTCCCACTTATGTTGATCTTTACTACTCGGACCCGACGACGATTGGAAATCCGAACCTGAAACCTGAATCATCGTGGAGCTATGAGGGCGGACTCGACTGGAGTCCTTCGAAGGCCCCCCTCACGCTGACTGCAACAGGATTCAGTCTGCATCAGAAGAATGGGATCGACTATTCCAAGTACGATCTTTCGAAACCATGGCAGGCGACCAATGTTGCGAACTTCGCCTACAACGGAGCTGAGGCTGACCTGCATCTTCGGCTTCCGGCGTCGCAGCAACTTCAGCTGAGCTATACGGCTGTGCAGGCGACCTCGCCGCCGCCCGGCCTGATTTCGGAGTATGCCTTCAACTATGCTGCGCAGAGTGCGCTGATCGGATGGACGGCGCAGCTACCGGCGCAGATCATTGCACGCACGCAGCTTGCGGTTGTTCAGAAGACGACACAATCGCCCTACCCGCTTTGGGACGTGGCTTTCGCGCGCAGGTCGGGTAGAGTTCGACCGTATCTGCGCGTGCTGAATCTGACCAACACGAGCTATGAGGAGATCCCCGACGTCCCGTTGCAAGGCCGGACGATCATGGCTGGACTCGAATTCGATTGGTCCCCTCGCCATCGATGA
- a CDS encoding FAD-binding oxidoreductase → MASAVQIADASGFEGHAERIVVPENEEQLVQILAEAIRSATPITVLGSRTGLTGSCVPQGGWAISMERFRKLEIEDGFARVGPAVTLLELRDAAAKTGQFYAPDPTEITASMGGSIATNASGSRSFRFGSTRRHLRALKVALLDGTIRWYRRGETIDFDVPVLPSPATTKNTAGYRLAPGMDWVDLFCGSEGTLGVTLEAEVALLPIPEHLLSGVVFFASDDDALDAVARWRSVPELRMLEYADRPSLDLIRSQYPEIPRAAQACLLIEAEGDDLEGWEQRLVESHALLDASWFGLEPKDRERFRAFRHAFPEVVVETNRKRGFMNMGTDYAVPLEKDREMLRYYRERLEAELPGRYVIYGHLGDAHLHLNILPTNTEEAQLATRLLREFAAQAVKLGGTVSAEHGLGKRKAGLLALQYTPEQIEAMRAVKRRFDPQELLGRGTLFGSGFAGAL, encoded by the coding sequence ATGGCAAGTGCTGTACAGATTGCGGACGCGTCCGGCTTTGAAGGCCATGCTGAACGGATCGTCGTTCCGGAGAACGAAGAACAACTTGTTCAGATTTTGGCTGAGGCGATTCGCTCGGCGACGCCGATTACCGTTCTCGGATCCCGCACAGGACTGACCGGATCGTGCGTGCCGCAGGGCGGATGGGCCATCTCGATGGAGCGCTTCCGGAAACTCGAGATTGAAGACGGATTCGCCCGCGTGGGACCGGCCGTCACGCTGCTGGAGTTGCGCGACGCCGCAGCGAAAACCGGACAGTTCTATGCGCCGGACCCGACGGAGATCACGGCATCGATGGGCGGAAGCATTGCAACGAATGCCAGCGGCTCGCGCAGCTTTCGGTTCGGCAGCACGCGCCGGCATCTGCGTGCGCTCAAGGTTGCGCTGCTCGATGGAACGATCCGCTGGTACCGGCGCGGCGAGACCATTGACTTCGACGTTCCCGTGCTTCCGAGTCCCGCAACAACGAAGAACACTGCAGGTTACAGGCTTGCGCCGGGCATGGACTGGGTCGATCTGTTCTGCGGATCCGAGGGAACGCTTGGAGTGACGCTGGAAGCCGAGGTTGCGCTGCTGCCGATTCCTGAGCATCTGCTTTCAGGAGTCGTGTTCTTCGCGAGCGACGACGATGCGCTGGACGCAGTAGCGCGGTGGCGCAGCGTGCCCGAACTTCGCATGCTGGAGTACGCGGACCGGCCGTCGCTCGATCTGATTCGGTCACAATACCCGGAGATTCCCAGAGCAGCACAGGCGTGCTTATTGATTGAGGCCGAGGGCGACGACCTCGAGGGATGGGAGCAAAGGCTCGTGGAGAGTCATGCGCTGCTCGATGCATCGTGGTTCGGGCTGGAGCCGAAGGACCGTGAGCGGTTCCGCGCGTTTCGGCACGCGTTTCCTGAAGTTGTAGTGGAGACGAACCGCAAGCGCGGCTTCATGAACATGGGAACGGATTACGCCGTGCCGCTGGAAAAAGATCGCGAGATGCTGCGCTACTACCGCGAGCGGCTCGAGGCGGAGTTGCCTGGCCGCTATGTCATTTACGGGCACCTCGGCGATGCGCATCTGCACCTGAACATTCTGCCCACGAATACGGAAGAGGCGCAGCTTGCAACGCGTCTGCTGCGCGAGTTTGCGGCGCAGGCCGTGAAGCTCGGAGGAACGGTTTCGGCGGAGCACGGACTAGGCAAGCGCAAGGCAGGCCTGCTCGCGCTGCAGTACACGCCGGAACAGATTGAAGCCATGCGCGCGGTGAAGCGCCGCTTCGATCCTCAGGAGTTGCTCGGGCGAGGAACGCTGTTCGGCTCGGGATTTGCGGGCGCCTTGTGA
- a CDS encoding IS1595 family transposase: MATRQRNRNHSQPKAQKYTIADFNAEFPNDDACLNHVFYARWPDGITVCDSKTCGNAERRHHRVSGRTAFACDYCGKHIYPLAGTIFEKTTTPLKLWFYAMYLMGSTRCGISAKQIQRETGVTYKTAWRMFKQIRTLMSEDIRLEGSSVECDETYVGGLEKNKHLGRRGGNRGRSTNTKATVFGIVERKGRVIARVTPDAKEKTILPIMAERILPASTVYTDSYTTYDKVGAMPQGYAHHRINHSERVYVMGHVHTQTIEGFWSLLKRGIGGVYHSVSRKYLQSYCDEYAYRYNHRDDRQPMFTSLLSEVCERAS; the protein is encoded by the coding sequence ATGGCGACGCGTCAGAGAAACCGGAACCACTCGCAGCCGAAGGCGCAAAAGTACACCATTGCGGACTTCAATGCCGAGTTTCCCAATGATGATGCCTGTCTGAATCACGTCTTTTATGCCCGCTGGCCTGACGGCATCACCGTTTGCGATAGCAAGACGTGTGGCAACGCGGAACGCCGCCATCACCGGGTTTCTGGGCGGACGGCATTCGCCTGCGACTACTGCGGGAAACACATCTATCCGCTTGCTGGCACGATTTTCGAGAAGACGACCACCCCGCTCAAGCTCTGGTTCTATGCGATGTACCTGATGGGTTCGACCCGCTGCGGCATCTCTGCCAAACAGATTCAGCGTGAGACGGGCGTCACGTACAAAACCGCTTGGCGCATGTTCAAACAGATTCGCACCCTGATGTCGGAGGACATCAGACTGGAGGGATCGTCAGTCGAGTGTGATGAGACCTATGTTGGCGGTCTCGAAAAGAACAAGCATCTCGGAAGGCGCGGCGGCAATCGCGGACGTTCCACGAACACGAAAGCGACCGTCTTTGGCATTGTTGAGCGCAAGGGCCGCGTGATTGCCCGCGTCACGCCGGACGCGAAAGAAAAGACCATTTTGCCGATCATGGCAGAGCGCATCCTTCCCGCATCCACCGTCTACACGGATAGCTATACGACGTATGACAAAGTAGGTGCCATGCCGCAGGGATACGCTCATCACCGCATCAATCATTCAGAGCGCGTATACGTGATGGGTCACGTCCATACGCAGACTATTGAAGGGTTCTGGAGTTTGCTGAAGAGGGGGATCGGAGGGGTTTATCACTCCGTTAGCCGAAAGTACCTACAGAGCTATTGCGATGAATACGCCTACCGCTATAATCACCGCGACGATAGACAGCCCATGTTTACTTCGTTGCTTTCAGAGGTTTGTGAGCGGGCGTCTTAA
- a CDS encoding SPFH domain-containing protein yields MAIARQVITSLMSDGTDMLGTTMLAVKIADESIVSGSLLTVESNHFCILKSRGAVLNVYETGQYAIQTPDKPLLGSIAQGFFGGNSPWVYEVIYINRSKLLIRSQGVATSAEMAEMAYQVDYYIHVDSKQAALDLMTHLPFNGNVIDIKEVADYAGPAIEQAINQVVQVTKMEDINEHIQEIRELAKQHLTDFLATYGITLNDLKILIVPKDERMRELISLQAIGLSPIEAVRYYLALRMAEKGLVSAPNAAAGVAFQIGGPTGGFYPVDAGTNGQAQGTK; encoded by the coding sequence ATGGCTATCGCACGTCAAGTCATCACCTCTCTTATGTCCGATGGGACCGACATGCTCGGGACCACGATGCTCGCAGTGAAGATTGCTGACGAGTCGATTGTTTCCGGGTCTCTGCTAACTGTTGAGTCGAATCACTTCTGCATTTTGAAGTCGCGCGGCGCGGTGCTGAATGTTTACGAGACCGGCCAGTACGCGATTCAAACGCCGGACAAACCGCTGCTGGGCTCGATCGCGCAAGGCTTCTTCGGCGGGAATTCGCCGTGGGTTTACGAGGTCATTTACATCAACCGGTCGAAGCTGCTGATTCGCAGCCAGGGTGTTGCGACCTCGGCCGAGATGGCGGAGATGGCGTACCAGGTTGACTACTACATTCACGTCGATTCGAAGCAGGCGGCGCTGGATCTGATGACGCATCTTCCGTTCAACGGCAATGTCATCGACATCAAAGAGGTCGCGGATTATGCGGGCCCGGCGATTGAGCAGGCGATTAACCAGGTTGTGCAAGTGACGAAGATGGAAGACATCAACGAGCACATTCAAGAGATTCGCGAGCTCGCGAAGCAGCACCTGACAGACTTCCTCGCGACGTACGGAATCACGCTGAACGATCTGAAGATCCTGATTGTGCCGAAGGATGAGCGCATGCGCGAGCTGATCTCGCTGCAGGCGATTGGGCTGTCGCCGATTGAGGCTGTGCGCTACTATCTCGCGCTTCGGATGGCGGAGAAGGGACTTGTCTCGGCGCCGAATGCGGCGGCGGGCGTGGCGTTCCAGATCGGCGGACCGACCGGCGGATTTTATCCGGTGGATGCGGGCACGAATGGGCAAGCGCAAGGAACGAAGTGA